A stretch of Bombina bombina isolate aBomBom1 chromosome 2, aBomBom1.pri, whole genome shotgun sequence DNA encodes these proteins:
- the CXXC4 gene encoding CXXC-type zinc finger protein 4 isoform X1, with protein MSNMNTNVCVENGQNPEVSVLPKDNLVEGALNSLMDYNSEMERYRSFATFYKTNGGFPQAAKIARITTPIFPSARIGMSPWNCDNTMLWGRKSAAINPNRTSMHRNDSQRLGKPGGAPESLQMANNNFLSTLSPEHCRPLAGECMNKLKCGAAEAEIMNLPERVGTFSAIPALGGISLPPGVIVMTALHSPAAASAAVTDSAFQIANLADCPQNNSSGASGNPAKKKRKRCGVCVPCKRLINCGVCSSCRNRKTGHQICKFRKCEELKKKPGTSLEVRGDDSFFPCLPSSLHPPAPPPSLQCLLSAIKMHYPVSDSSFTL; from the coding sequence ATGTCCAATATGAACACTAATGTTTGCGTGGAGAATGGACAGAACCCAGAGGTTTCAGTGCTCCCCAAGGATAACCTGGTGGAGGGGGCTCTCAACAGCCTCATGGATTACAACTCGGAAATGGAGAGGTACAGGTCCTTTGCTACTTTTTACAAAACAAATGGGGGTTTCCCACAGGCTGCTAAAATCGCCCGGATAACCACCCCTATCTTCCCCAGTGCCCGGATCGGAATGTCCCCCTGGAACTGTGATAATACTATGCTCTGGGGTAGAAAGTCAGCTGCCATCAACCCTAACAGGACCAGCATGCACAGAAATGACTCCCAGAGGCTGGGGAAACCTGGCGGGGCGCCAGAGTCGTTGCAAATGGCAAATAATAATTTCCTTTCCACCTTATCCCCTGAACACTGCAGACCTTTGGCAGGGGAATGCATGAACAAGCTCAAATGCGGCGCCGCTGAAGCAGAGATAATGAATCTCCCTGAACGTGTGGGGACTTTTTCCGCTATCCCGGCTCTAGGGGGCATCTCATTACCTCCAGGGGTCATCGTCATGACAGCCCTTCACTCCCCCGCAGCAGCCTCAGCAGCCGTCACAGACAGTGCGTTTCAAATTGCCAATCTGGCAGACTGCCCGCAGAATAATTCCTCAGGAGCCAGTGGGAACCCTGCCAAAAAGAAGAGGAAAAGGTGCGGGGTGTGTGTCCCTTGCAAGCGGCTCATCAACTGTGGAGTCTGCAGCAGTTGCAGGAACCGCAAAACGGGACACCAGATCTGCAAATTTAGGAAATGTGAAGAGCTTAAGAAAAAACCTGGCACTTCACTAGAGGTCAGAGGAGATGATTCTTTTTTTCCCTGCCTACCTAGCTCCCTGCATCCCCCTGCCCCTCCGCCCTCCCTACAGTGTCTCTTGTCTGCTATCAAGATGCACTATCCTGTTAGTGACAGTTCCTTCACTTTGTAA
- the CXXC4 gene encoding CXXC-type zinc finger protein 4 isoform X2: MSNMNTNVCVENGQNPEVSVLPKDNLVEGALNSLMDYNSEMERYRSFATFYKTNGGFPQAAKIARITTPIFPSARIGMSPWNCDNTMLWGRKSAAINPNRTSMHRNDSQRLGKPGGAPESLQMANNNFLSTLSPEHCRPLAGECMNKLKCGAAEAEIMNLPERVGTFSAIPALGGISLPPGVIVMTALHSPAAASAAVTDSAFQIANLADCPQNNSSGASGNPAKKKRKRCGVCVPCKRLINCGVCSSCRNRKTGHQICKFRKCEELKKKPGTSLERTPVPSAEAFRWFF; the protein is encoded by the coding sequence ATGTCCAATATGAACACTAATGTTTGCGTGGAGAATGGACAGAACCCAGAGGTTTCAGTGCTCCCCAAGGATAACCTGGTGGAGGGGGCTCTCAACAGCCTCATGGATTACAACTCGGAAATGGAGAGGTACAGGTCCTTTGCTACTTTTTACAAAACAAATGGGGGTTTCCCACAGGCTGCTAAAATCGCCCGGATAACCACCCCTATCTTCCCCAGTGCCCGGATCGGAATGTCCCCCTGGAACTGTGATAATACTATGCTCTGGGGTAGAAAGTCAGCTGCCATCAACCCTAACAGGACCAGCATGCACAGAAATGACTCCCAGAGGCTGGGGAAACCTGGCGGGGCGCCAGAGTCGTTGCAAATGGCAAATAATAATTTCCTTTCCACCTTATCCCCTGAACACTGCAGACCTTTGGCAGGGGAATGCATGAACAAGCTCAAATGCGGCGCCGCTGAAGCAGAGATAATGAATCTCCCTGAACGTGTGGGGACTTTTTCCGCTATCCCGGCTCTAGGGGGCATCTCATTACCTCCAGGGGTCATCGTCATGACAGCCCTTCACTCCCCCGCAGCAGCCTCAGCAGCCGTCACAGACAGTGCGTTTCAAATTGCCAATCTGGCAGACTGCCCGCAGAATAATTCCTCAGGAGCCAGTGGGAACCCTGCCAAAAAGAAGAGGAAAAGGTGCGGGGTGTGTGTCCCTTGCAAGCGGCTCATCAACTGTGGAGTCTGCAGCAGTTGCAGGAACCGCAAAACGGGACACCAGATCTGCAAATTTAGGAAATGTGAAGAGCTTAAGAAAAAACCTGGCACTTCACTAGAG